Part of the Candidatus Poribacteria bacterium genome is shown below.
ACAAGGTTTAGAACAAGGTATTGAGCAAGGTTTAGAACAAGGTTTAGAACAAGGTTTAGAACAAGGTATTGAGCAAGGGGAGATCCGTGGCAAACAAGAGGCACTCCTGAAACTGCTCCGACACCGGTTTCCGCCCGTTC
Proteins encoded:
- a CDS encoding DUF4351 domain-containing protein; this translates as QGLEQGIEQGLEQGLEQGLEQGIEQGEIRGKQEALLKLLRHRFPPVPDAVITRVRALRSPVELDALFEKGLTAKSLEDLQ